In the genome of Gallus gallus isolate bGalGal1 chromosome 21, bGalGal1.mat.broiler.GRCg7b, whole genome shotgun sequence, one region contains:
- the USP48 gene encoding ubiquitin carboxyl-terminal hydrolase 48 isoform X1, with translation MAPRLQLEKAAWRWTETVPPEAVTQEHIEAAYRVGLEPCQRGTCRRNCRGNPNCLVGIGEHVWLGEIDENSFHNIDDPNCERRKKNAFVGLTNLGATCYVNTFLQMWFLNLELRQALYLCSSNEHAAGESIPKDKDYEPQTICEHLQYLFALLQNSKRRYIDPSGFVKALGLDTGQQQDAQEFSKLFMSLLEDTLSKQKNPDVRNIVQKQFCGEYAYVTVCNQCGRESKLVSKFYELELNIQGHKQLTDCITEFLKEEKLEGDNRYFCETCQSKQNATRKIRLLSLPCTLNLQLMRFVFDRQTGHKKKLNTYIGFSELLDMEPFMEQKNGVYVYELSAVLIHRGVSAYSGHYIAHVKDPQTGEWYKFNDEDIEKMEGKKLQLGIEEDLAEPSKSQTRKPKCGKGTHCSRNAYMLVYRLQTREKSLTVEVPAFLQELVERDNCKFEEWCNEMAEMRKQSVARGKIKHEEVKELYQRLPAEAGSPYDFISLEWLQKWLDESTPPKPIDNTACLCSHGKLHPDKICIMKRISEYVADFFYRRYGGGPRLNVKALCKDCVVERCRILRLKNQLNEDYKTVTNLLKITVKGSEGFWVGKASLRSWRQLALEQLNEQDEDAEHSNGKLNGNAPNKDEVNEEKREEEEELNFNEDIVCPHGDLCISENERRVVSKEAWKKLKQYFPKAPEFPSNKECCSQCKILEREGEENEALHKMMASEQKTSLQNLFHDKCRPCLGSWPQETDELYIVSQFFVEEWRKFVRRPTRCSPVSSLGNSALLCPHGGLMFTYASMTKEDSKLIALIWPSEWERIQKLFVVDHVIKITRTRAAGEPESALYSSEPQLCPECREGLLCQQQRDLREYTQATIYIHKVVDNKKVMKDAAPELNVSSSEAEEEREENKPEGEQDPDFNQSNGGAKRQKLSHQSYISYQKQGIRRSTRHRKVRGEKALLVSANQTLKELKIQIMHAFSVAPFDQNLLIDGKILSDDTATLGSLGIIPESVILLKADEPIADYAAMDDVMQGERGNPCVLGGGLGLGRLPCCHASGRGSGGCIGLCWLRIET, from the exons ATGGCGCCGCGGCTGCAGTTAGAGAAGGCGGCCTGGCGCTGGACCGAGACGGTGCCGCCCGAGGCGGTGACGCAGGAGCACATCGAGGCGGCCTACCGCGTCGGACTGGAGCCCTGCCAGCGCGGCACCTGCCG GAGGAACTGCCGAGGGAACCCCAACTGCCTGGTGGGCATCGGGGAGCACGTCTGGCTGGGCGAGATTGACGAGAACAGCTTCCACAACATCGATGATCCCAACTGCGAGCGCCGCAAGAAG AACGCGTTTGTGGGCTTAACAAACCTCGGCGCCACGTGCTACGTGAACACTTTCTTGCAGATGTGGTTTCTTAATCTGGAACTCCGGCAAGCCCTCTACTTATGTTCCAGCAACGAGCACGCAGCCGGAGAGAGCATCCCCAAAGACAAAG actaTGAGCCTCAGACCATTTGTGAGCATCTCCAGTACTTGTTTGCcttgctgcagaacagcaagaGGCGATACATCGATCCCTCTGGGTTTGTCAAAGCGCTGGGCTTGGATACAGGCCAGCAGCAG gatgCCCAGGAATTTTCCAAGCTGTTCATGTCGCTGCTGGAAGATACTTtatccaaacaaaaaaatccgGACGTTCGAAACATTGTTCAGAAACAGTTCTGTGGGGAGTATGCCTATGTCACAGT CTGCAACCAGTGTGGCAGGGAGTCCAAACTCGTGTCGAAGTTTTATGAGCTGGAGTTAAACATCCAAGGGCACAAACAGCTGACAGACTGCATTACGGAGTTTCTCAAG gaagaaaaattagaagGGGACAATCGTTATTTTTGCGAAACTTGTCAGAGTAAACAGAATGCCACAAGGAAGATCAGGCTGCTAAGTCTTCCATGCACACTCAACCTGCAGCTGATGCGTTTCGTGTTTGACAG ACAAACTGGCCATAAGAAAAAGCTGAACACCTACATTGGCTTCTCCGAGCTGCTTGATATGGAACCTTTTATGGAACAAAAAA ATGGTGTCTATGTGTACGAACTGAGTGCTGTGCTCATACACCGAGGTGTGAGCGCATACTCGGGGCACTACATCGCCCACGTGAAGGACCCGCAGACAGGAGAGTGGTACAAATTCAACGACGAAGACATTGAGAAGATGGAGGGGAAGAAGCTGCAGCTGGGGATTGAGGAAGATCTAG CGGAGCCTTCGAAATCGCAGACCCGTAAACCTAAATGTGGGAAAGGGACGCACTGCTCCCGCAACGCTTACATGCTGGTGTACAGGCTGCAGACCCGGGAGAAGTCACTGACAGTGGAAGTACCAG ctttcctgcaggAGCTGGTGGAGCGCGACAACTGCAAGTTTGAGGAGTGGTGCAACGAAATGGCCGAGATGCGCAAACAGAGCGTGGCCAGGGGCAAAATCAAGCACGAAGAGGTGAAGGAGCTCTACCAAAGGTTACCTGCTGAAGCTG GTTCCCCGTACGACTTCATCTCTCTGGAATGGCTGCAGAAGTGGCTGGATGAGTCCACCCCTCCCAAACCCATAGACAACACAGCCTGCCTGTGCTCACACGGGAAGCTGCATCCCGACAAGATATGCATAATGAAGAGGATATCGGAGTATGTGGCTGACTTCTTCTACAGGAGATACGGCGGGGGACCCAGGCTGAATG TCAAAGCACTTTGCAAGGACTGCGTGGTAGAAAGGTGTCGAATCCTGCGTCTGAAAAACCAGCTGAACGAAGACTACAAAACTGTCACCAACTTGCTGAAGATAACAGTCAAGGG GAGTGAGGggttttgggttggaaaggcCTCCTTGCGGAGCTGGCGTCAGTTGGCTCTGGAGCAATTAAATGAGCAAGACGAAGACGCAGAGCACAGCAATGGGAAACTGAATGGAAACGCACCAAACAAAG atgaAGTGAatgaggagaagagagaggaggaagaagagttAAATTTTAATGAAGACATTGTTTGCCCACATG GTGACCTGTGCATCTCCGAGAATGAGAGGAGGGTGGTGTCGAAGGAGGCCTGGAAGAAGCTCAAGCAATATTTCCCAAAGGCCCCCGAGTTCCCAAGTAACAAAGAGTGCTGTTCCCAATGCAAG ATTTTGGAGCGCGAAGGAGAAGAGAACGAAGCGCTGCACAAGATGATGGCCAGCGAGCAGAAGACATCCCTCCAGAACCTGTTCCACGACAAATGCCGGCCTTGCTTGGGCAGCTGGCCGCAG gaGACAGACGAGCTGTATATCGTTTCACAGTTCTTTGTAGAAGAATGGAGGAAATTTGTCAG GAGGCCAACGCGGTGCAGCCCCGTTTCCTCGCTGGGGAACAGcgctctgctctgcccccacGGGGGCCTCATGTTCACCTATGCTTCCATGACCAAAGAAGACTCCAAGCT TATAGCTCTAATATGGCCCAGTGAGTGGGAGAGGATTCAAAAACTCTTCGTGGTGGATCACGTCATCAAAATCACCCGCACGCGAGCTGCCGGGGAGCCCGAGAGCGCACTGTACAGCTCTGAGCCCC AACTCTGTCCAGAATGCAGAGAAGGGCTGTTATGCCAACAGCAGCGGGACTTGCGTGAGTACACCCAAGCAACCATCTACATCCATAAGGTGGTGGATAATAAAAAG GTAATGAAGGATGCTGCTCCAGAGCTGAACGTGAGCAGCTCAGaagctgaagaggaaagggaggaaaacaaGCCAGAGGGGGAGCAAGACCCAGATTTTAACCAG AGCAATGGCGGTGCGAAGCGCCAGAAGCTTTCACACCAGAGCTACATCTCCTACCAAAAGCAAGGCATCCGGCGGAGCACCCGGCACCGGAAGGTCAGAGGAGAGAAAGCGCTGCTCGTTTCTGCTAACCAGACATTGAAAGAGCTGAAAATACAG ATCATGCATGCATTTTCAGTTGCTCCCTTCGACCAGAACTTGTTGATTGATGGGAAGATCCTGAGCGACGACACGGCGACGCTCGGCAGCCTGGGCATCATCCCTGAGTCCGTCATCCTGCTCAAG gcTGATGAGCCAATTGCAGATTATGCAGCAATGGACGATGTGATGCAAGGTGAGAGAGGGAACCCCTGTGTGCTTGGGGGAGGTCTGGGATTGGGGAGGCTGCCTTGCTGCCACGCTTCTGGCAGAGGTAGTGGTGGCTGCATAGGGCTGTGTTGGCTTCGGATTGAAACGTGA
- the USP48 gene encoding ubiquitin carboxyl-terminal hydrolase 48 isoform X6, with protein MAPRLQLEKAAWRWTETVPPEAVTQEHIEAAYRVGLEPCQRGTCRRNCRGNPNCLVGIGEHVWLGEIDENSFHNIDDPNCERRKKNAFVGLTNLGATCYVNTFLQMWFLNLELRQALYLCSSNEHAAGESIPKDKDYEPQTICEHLQYLFALLQNSKRRYIDPSGFVKALGLDTGQQQDAQEFSKLFMSLLEDTLSKQKNPDVRNIVQKQFCGEYAYVTVCNQCGRESKLVSKFYELELNIQGHKQLTDCITEFLKEEKLEGDNRYFCETCQSKQNATRKIRLLSLPCTLNLQLMRFVFDRQTGHKKKLNTYIGFSELLDMEPFMEQKNGVYVYELSAVLIHRGVSAYSGHYIAHVKDPQTGEWYKFNDEDIEKMEGKKLQLGIEEDLAEPSKSQTRKPKCGKGTHCSRNAYMLVYRLQTREKSLTVEVPAFLQELVERDNCKFEEWCNEMAEMRKQSVARGKIKHEEVKELYQRLPAEAGSPYDFISLEWLQKWLDESTPPKPIDNTACLCSHGKLHPDKICIMKRISEYVADFFYRRYGGGPRLNVKALCKDCVVERCRILRLKNQLNEDYKTVTNLLKITVKGSEGFWVGKASLRSWRQLALEQLNEQDEDAEHSNGKLNGNAPNKDEVNEEKREEEEELNFNEDIVCPHGDLCISENERRVVSKEAWKKLKQYFPKAPEFPSNKECCSQCKILEREGEENEALHKMMASEQKTSLQNLFHDKCRPCLGSWPQETDELYIVSQFFVEEWRKFVRRPTRCSPVSSLGNSALLCPHGGLMFTYASMTKEDSKLIALIWPSEWERIQKLFVVDHVIKITRTRAAGEPESALYSSEPQLCPECREGLLCQQQRDLREYTQATIYIHKVVDNKKSNGGAKRQKLSHQSYISYQKQGIRRSTRHRKVRGEKALLVSANQTLKELKIQIMHAFSVAPFDQNLLIDGKILSDDTATLGSLGIIPESVILLKADEPIADYAAMDDVMQVCMPEEGFKGTGLLGH; from the exons ATGGCGCCGCGGCTGCAGTTAGAGAAGGCGGCCTGGCGCTGGACCGAGACGGTGCCGCCCGAGGCGGTGACGCAGGAGCACATCGAGGCGGCCTACCGCGTCGGACTGGAGCCCTGCCAGCGCGGCACCTGCCG GAGGAACTGCCGAGGGAACCCCAACTGCCTGGTGGGCATCGGGGAGCACGTCTGGCTGGGCGAGATTGACGAGAACAGCTTCCACAACATCGATGATCCCAACTGCGAGCGCCGCAAGAAG AACGCGTTTGTGGGCTTAACAAACCTCGGCGCCACGTGCTACGTGAACACTTTCTTGCAGATGTGGTTTCTTAATCTGGAACTCCGGCAAGCCCTCTACTTATGTTCCAGCAACGAGCACGCAGCCGGAGAGAGCATCCCCAAAGACAAAG actaTGAGCCTCAGACCATTTGTGAGCATCTCCAGTACTTGTTTGCcttgctgcagaacagcaagaGGCGATACATCGATCCCTCTGGGTTTGTCAAAGCGCTGGGCTTGGATACAGGCCAGCAGCAG gatgCCCAGGAATTTTCCAAGCTGTTCATGTCGCTGCTGGAAGATACTTtatccaaacaaaaaaatccgGACGTTCGAAACATTGTTCAGAAACAGTTCTGTGGGGAGTATGCCTATGTCACAGT CTGCAACCAGTGTGGCAGGGAGTCCAAACTCGTGTCGAAGTTTTATGAGCTGGAGTTAAACATCCAAGGGCACAAACAGCTGACAGACTGCATTACGGAGTTTCTCAAG gaagaaaaattagaagGGGACAATCGTTATTTTTGCGAAACTTGTCAGAGTAAACAGAATGCCACAAGGAAGATCAGGCTGCTAAGTCTTCCATGCACACTCAACCTGCAGCTGATGCGTTTCGTGTTTGACAG ACAAACTGGCCATAAGAAAAAGCTGAACACCTACATTGGCTTCTCCGAGCTGCTTGATATGGAACCTTTTATGGAACAAAAAA ATGGTGTCTATGTGTACGAACTGAGTGCTGTGCTCATACACCGAGGTGTGAGCGCATACTCGGGGCACTACATCGCCCACGTGAAGGACCCGCAGACAGGAGAGTGGTACAAATTCAACGACGAAGACATTGAGAAGATGGAGGGGAAGAAGCTGCAGCTGGGGATTGAGGAAGATCTAG CGGAGCCTTCGAAATCGCAGACCCGTAAACCTAAATGTGGGAAAGGGACGCACTGCTCCCGCAACGCTTACATGCTGGTGTACAGGCTGCAGACCCGGGAGAAGTCACTGACAGTGGAAGTACCAG ctttcctgcaggAGCTGGTGGAGCGCGACAACTGCAAGTTTGAGGAGTGGTGCAACGAAATGGCCGAGATGCGCAAACAGAGCGTGGCCAGGGGCAAAATCAAGCACGAAGAGGTGAAGGAGCTCTACCAAAGGTTACCTGCTGAAGCTG GTTCCCCGTACGACTTCATCTCTCTGGAATGGCTGCAGAAGTGGCTGGATGAGTCCACCCCTCCCAAACCCATAGACAACACAGCCTGCCTGTGCTCACACGGGAAGCTGCATCCCGACAAGATATGCATAATGAAGAGGATATCGGAGTATGTGGCTGACTTCTTCTACAGGAGATACGGCGGGGGACCCAGGCTGAATG TCAAAGCACTTTGCAAGGACTGCGTGGTAGAAAGGTGTCGAATCCTGCGTCTGAAAAACCAGCTGAACGAAGACTACAAAACTGTCACCAACTTGCTGAAGATAACAGTCAAGGG GAGTGAGGggttttgggttggaaaggcCTCCTTGCGGAGCTGGCGTCAGTTGGCTCTGGAGCAATTAAATGAGCAAGACGAAGACGCAGAGCACAGCAATGGGAAACTGAATGGAAACGCACCAAACAAAG atgaAGTGAatgaggagaagagagaggaggaagaagagttAAATTTTAATGAAGACATTGTTTGCCCACATG GTGACCTGTGCATCTCCGAGAATGAGAGGAGGGTGGTGTCGAAGGAGGCCTGGAAGAAGCTCAAGCAATATTTCCCAAAGGCCCCCGAGTTCCCAAGTAACAAAGAGTGCTGTTCCCAATGCAAG ATTTTGGAGCGCGAAGGAGAAGAGAACGAAGCGCTGCACAAGATGATGGCCAGCGAGCAGAAGACATCCCTCCAGAACCTGTTCCACGACAAATGCCGGCCTTGCTTGGGCAGCTGGCCGCAG gaGACAGACGAGCTGTATATCGTTTCACAGTTCTTTGTAGAAGAATGGAGGAAATTTGTCAG GAGGCCAACGCGGTGCAGCCCCGTTTCCTCGCTGGGGAACAGcgctctgctctgcccccacGGGGGCCTCATGTTCACCTATGCTTCCATGACCAAAGAAGACTCCAAGCT TATAGCTCTAATATGGCCCAGTGAGTGGGAGAGGATTCAAAAACTCTTCGTGGTGGATCACGTCATCAAAATCACCCGCACGCGAGCTGCCGGGGAGCCCGAGAGCGCACTGTACAGCTCTGAGCCCC AACTCTGTCCAGAATGCAGAGAAGGGCTGTTATGCCAACAGCAGCGGGACTTGCGTGAGTACACCCAAGCAACCATCTACATCCATAAGGTGGTGGATAATAAAAAG AGCAATGGCGGTGCGAAGCGCCAGAAGCTTTCACACCAGAGCTACATCTCCTACCAAAAGCAAGGCATCCGGCGGAGCACCCGGCACCGGAAGGTCAGAGGAGAGAAAGCGCTGCTCGTTTCTGCTAACCAGACATTGAAAGAGCTGAAAATACAG ATCATGCATGCATTTTCAGTTGCTCCCTTCGACCAGAACTTGTTGATTGATGGGAAGATCCTGAGCGACGACACGGCGACGCTCGGCAGCCTGGGCATCATCCCTGAGTCCGTCATCCTGCTCAAG gcTGATGAGCCAATTGCAGATTATGCAGCAATGGACGATGTGATGCAAG TTTGTATGCCTGAAGAAGGATTTAAAG GGACTGGCTTACTCGGACACTGA
- the USP48 gene encoding ubiquitin carboxyl-terminal hydrolase 48 isoform X4, with product MAPRLQLEKAAWRWTETVPPEAVTQEHIEAAYRVGLEPCQRGTCRRNCRGNPNCLVGIGEHVWLGEIDENSFHNIDDPNCERRKKNAFVGLTNLGATCYVNTFLQMWFLNLELRQALYLCSSNEHAAGESIPKDKDYEPQTICEHLQYLFALLQNSKRRYIDPSGFVKALGLDTGQQQDAQEFSKLFMSLLEDTLSKQKNPDVRNIVQKQFCGEYAYVTVCNQCGRESKLVSKFYELELNIQGHKQLTDCITEFLKEEKLEGDNRYFCETCQSKQNATRKIRLLSLPCTLNLQLMRFVFDRQTGHKKKLNTYIGFSELLDMEPFMEQKNGVYVYELSAVLIHRGVSAYSGHYIAHVKDPQTGEWYKFNDEDIEKMEGKKLQLGIEEDLAEPSKSQTRKPKCGKGTHCSRNAYMLVYRLQTREKSLTVEVPAFLQELVERDNCKFEEWCNEMAEMRKQSVARGKIKHEEVKELYQRLPAEAGSPYDFISLEWLQKWLDESTPPKPIDNTACLCSHGKLHPDKICIMKRISEYVADFFYRRYGGGPRLNVKALCKDCVVERCRILRLKNQLNEDYKTVTNLLKITVKGSEGFWVGKASLRSWRQLALEQLNEQDEDAEHSNGKLNGNAPNKDEVNEEKREEEEELNFNEDIVCPHGDLCISENERRVVSKEAWKKLKQYFPKAPEFPSNKECCSQCKILEREGEENEALHKMMASEQKTSLQNLFHDKCRPCLGSWPQETDELYIVSQFFVEEWRKFVRRPTRCSPVSSLGNSALLCPHGGLMFTYASMTKEDSKLIALIWPSEWERIQKLFVVDHVIKITRTRAAGEPESALYSSEPQLCPECREGLLCQQQRDLREYTQATIYIHKVVDNKKSNGGAKRQKLSHQSYISYQKQGIRRSTRHRKVRGEKALLVSANQTLKELKIQIMHAFSVAPFDQNLLIDGKILSDDTATLGSLGIIPESVILLKADEPIADYAAMDDVMQGERGNPCVLGGGLGLGRLPCCHASGRGSGGCIGLCWLRIET from the exons ATGGCGCCGCGGCTGCAGTTAGAGAAGGCGGCCTGGCGCTGGACCGAGACGGTGCCGCCCGAGGCGGTGACGCAGGAGCACATCGAGGCGGCCTACCGCGTCGGACTGGAGCCCTGCCAGCGCGGCACCTGCCG GAGGAACTGCCGAGGGAACCCCAACTGCCTGGTGGGCATCGGGGAGCACGTCTGGCTGGGCGAGATTGACGAGAACAGCTTCCACAACATCGATGATCCCAACTGCGAGCGCCGCAAGAAG AACGCGTTTGTGGGCTTAACAAACCTCGGCGCCACGTGCTACGTGAACACTTTCTTGCAGATGTGGTTTCTTAATCTGGAACTCCGGCAAGCCCTCTACTTATGTTCCAGCAACGAGCACGCAGCCGGAGAGAGCATCCCCAAAGACAAAG actaTGAGCCTCAGACCATTTGTGAGCATCTCCAGTACTTGTTTGCcttgctgcagaacagcaagaGGCGATACATCGATCCCTCTGGGTTTGTCAAAGCGCTGGGCTTGGATACAGGCCAGCAGCAG gatgCCCAGGAATTTTCCAAGCTGTTCATGTCGCTGCTGGAAGATACTTtatccaaacaaaaaaatccgGACGTTCGAAACATTGTTCAGAAACAGTTCTGTGGGGAGTATGCCTATGTCACAGT CTGCAACCAGTGTGGCAGGGAGTCCAAACTCGTGTCGAAGTTTTATGAGCTGGAGTTAAACATCCAAGGGCACAAACAGCTGACAGACTGCATTACGGAGTTTCTCAAG gaagaaaaattagaagGGGACAATCGTTATTTTTGCGAAACTTGTCAGAGTAAACAGAATGCCACAAGGAAGATCAGGCTGCTAAGTCTTCCATGCACACTCAACCTGCAGCTGATGCGTTTCGTGTTTGACAG ACAAACTGGCCATAAGAAAAAGCTGAACACCTACATTGGCTTCTCCGAGCTGCTTGATATGGAACCTTTTATGGAACAAAAAA ATGGTGTCTATGTGTACGAACTGAGTGCTGTGCTCATACACCGAGGTGTGAGCGCATACTCGGGGCACTACATCGCCCACGTGAAGGACCCGCAGACAGGAGAGTGGTACAAATTCAACGACGAAGACATTGAGAAGATGGAGGGGAAGAAGCTGCAGCTGGGGATTGAGGAAGATCTAG CGGAGCCTTCGAAATCGCAGACCCGTAAACCTAAATGTGGGAAAGGGACGCACTGCTCCCGCAACGCTTACATGCTGGTGTACAGGCTGCAGACCCGGGAGAAGTCACTGACAGTGGAAGTACCAG ctttcctgcaggAGCTGGTGGAGCGCGACAACTGCAAGTTTGAGGAGTGGTGCAACGAAATGGCCGAGATGCGCAAACAGAGCGTGGCCAGGGGCAAAATCAAGCACGAAGAGGTGAAGGAGCTCTACCAAAGGTTACCTGCTGAAGCTG GTTCCCCGTACGACTTCATCTCTCTGGAATGGCTGCAGAAGTGGCTGGATGAGTCCACCCCTCCCAAACCCATAGACAACACAGCCTGCCTGTGCTCACACGGGAAGCTGCATCCCGACAAGATATGCATAATGAAGAGGATATCGGAGTATGTGGCTGACTTCTTCTACAGGAGATACGGCGGGGGACCCAGGCTGAATG TCAAAGCACTTTGCAAGGACTGCGTGGTAGAAAGGTGTCGAATCCTGCGTCTGAAAAACCAGCTGAACGAAGACTACAAAACTGTCACCAACTTGCTGAAGATAACAGTCAAGGG GAGTGAGGggttttgggttggaaaggcCTCCTTGCGGAGCTGGCGTCAGTTGGCTCTGGAGCAATTAAATGAGCAAGACGAAGACGCAGAGCACAGCAATGGGAAACTGAATGGAAACGCACCAAACAAAG atgaAGTGAatgaggagaagagagaggaggaagaagagttAAATTTTAATGAAGACATTGTTTGCCCACATG GTGACCTGTGCATCTCCGAGAATGAGAGGAGGGTGGTGTCGAAGGAGGCCTGGAAGAAGCTCAAGCAATATTTCCCAAAGGCCCCCGAGTTCCCAAGTAACAAAGAGTGCTGTTCCCAATGCAAG ATTTTGGAGCGCGAAGGAGAAGAGAACGAAGCGCTGCACAAGATGATGGCCAGCGAGCAGAAGACATCCCTCCAGAACCTGTTCCACGACAAATGCCGGCCTTGCTTGGGCAGCTGGCCGCAG gaGACAGACGAGCTGTATATCGTTTCACAGTTCTTTGTAGAAGAATGGAGGAAATTTGTCAG GAGGCCAACGCGGTGCAGCCCCGTTTCCTCGCTGGGGAACAGcgctctgctctgcccccacGGGGGCCTCATGTTCACCTATGCTTCCATGACCAAAGAAGACTCCAAGCT TATAGCTCTAATATGGCCCAGTGAGTGGGAGAGGATTCAAAAACTCTTCGTGGTGGATCACGTCATCAAAATCACCCGCACGCGAGCTGCCGGGGAGCCCGAGAGCGCACTGTACAGCTCTGAGCCCC AACTCTGTCCAGAATGCAGAGAAGGGCTGTTATGCCAACAGCAGCGGGACTTGCGTGAGTACACCCAAGCAACCATCTACATCCATAAGGTGGTGGATAATAAAAAG AGCAATGGCGGTGCGAAGCGCCAGAAGCTTTCACACCAGAGCTACATCTCCTACCAAAAGCAAGGCATCCGGCGGAGCACCCGGCACCGGAAGGTCAGAGGAGAGAAAGCGCTGCTCGTTTCTGCTAACCAGACATTGAAAGAGCTGAAAATACAG ATCATGCATGCATTTTCAGTTGCTCCCTTCGACCAGAACTTGTTGATTGATGGGAAGATCCTGAGCGACGACACGGCGACGCTCGGCAGCCTGGGCATCATCCCTGAGTCCGTCATCCTGCTCAAG gcTGATGAGCCAATTGCAGATTATGCAGCAATGGACGATGTGATGCAAGGTGAGAGAGGGAACCCCTGTGTGCTTGGGGGAGGTCTGGGATTGGGGAGGCTGCCTTGCTGCCACGCTTCTGGCAGAGGTAGTGGTGGCTGCATAGGGCTGTGTTGGCTTCGGATTGAAACGTGA